In Lutra lutra chromosome 5, mLutLut1.2, whole genome shotgun sequence, a single genomic region encodes these proteins:
- the SMIM15 gene encoding small integral membrane protein 15: MVELKKKTTNKQGSSEIVIGPLIIPGQSWKEVLKHKTATKMFDIKAWAEYVVEWAAKDPYGFLTTVILALTPLFLASAVLSWKLAKMIEAREKEQKKKQKRQENIAKAKRLKKD, translated from the exons ATGGTAGAGCTAAAAAAGAAGACGACAAACAAGCAAGGGTCATCTGAAATTGTAATTGGCCCATTAATAATCCCAGGACAAAGTTGGAAAGAAGTACTCAAGCATAAG acaGCTACAAAGATGTTTGATATAAAGGCTTGGGCTGAGTATGTTGTGGAATGGGCTGCAAAGGACCCATATGGCTTCCTTACAACAGTTATCCTGGCCCTTACTCCATTGTTTCTAGCAAGTGCAGTACTGTCCTGGAAATTGGCCAAGATGATTGAGGCCAgggaaaaggagcaaaagaagaaacaaaaacgtcaagaaaatattgcaaaagcTAAACGACTAAAAAAGGATTGA